A segment of the Vibrio aquimaris genome:
GATGAGAACACTAAAGCAGCAAAAAGTGCAGATGCAGACTTGTCTAAAAACAATGATGCTTCAATGGATCCGCTCGAGGTCGGTGGGCAACAGCTTAATATTGGCGATTATAATTTTTCCTATAATTTGAGTAATGACAATTCATTCAGTGGTAGTGCTGAAGCGAATCAAAGCAACAGTATATCAGGTTCAATTACAGTGGAAGTGATTGAAGTCCTCGCGAATGGTAATTTGATCATTAGAGGAGAGAAGTGGCTTTCACTCAATACGGGTGATGAATACATTAGACTTAGCGGCACAATAAGGCCTGATGATATTTCACGTGAAAATACCATCGCTTCCAATCGTATTTCTAATGCTCGAATCCAATACTCTGGTACGGGCACTCAGCAAGATATGCAAGAACCTGGATTCTTGGCACGATTCTTTAATGTCGCTTTGTAGAGTCATCTAATGTCGACGTTTTGGCGCTAGGGTATCGAGTGAAGGTAATCTGATGAAAATATTATTACTACTATTAA
Coding sequences within it:
- the flgH gene encoding flagellar basal body L-ring protein FlgH → MSRILTIITLALLSGCSMLQPPIETSDIVQGTTTVDAVEGDKSEDESSGIIDTLRGRTDPVAGDPAWAPIHPKHQPEHYAAETGSLFNVGRTSSLYDDSKPRDIGDIITVTLDENTKAAKSADADLSKNNDASMDPLEVGGQQLNIGDYNFSYNLSNDNSFSGSAEANQSNSISGSITVEVIEVLANGNLIIRGEKWLSLNTGDEYIRLSGTIRPDDISRENTIASNRISNARIQYSGTGTQQDMQEPGFLARFFNVAL